The following proteins are co-located in the Oncorhynchus clarkii lewisi isolate Uvic-CL-2024 chromosome 30, UVic_Ocla_1.0, whole genome shotgun sequence genome:
- the LOC139389452 gene encoding ras association domain-containing protein 2-like isoform X2 encodes MDNVQNGVQIGDKKFISKATVLSHLKTYNLYYDGQNLQLRHREEEGELIVEGLLNISWGLRRPIRLQMQDDHERIRPPPSSTSWHSGCALDNQSNEGTQQIPPTIEVTEHESQSEDTIVKEDEEEEEYESSAQLLRTKSDAGVLRRGQRRSPSDQRRLRRHRFSINGHFYNHKTAVFTPAYGSVTNVRINSCMTTPQVLRVLLNKFKIENSPDDFALYLVHTSGERVKLKRSDYPLVLRVLQGPCEQVSRIFLMEQDLGEEVTYDVAQYIKFEMPVLQSFIIKLMEEEDREVQKLRSRYAYLRCIIEKQLHCLPEGTTCM; translated from the exons ATGGATAACGTTCAGAACGGGGTTCAGATCGGAGACAAAAAGTTCATCAGCAA GGCAACAGTCCTGTCCCACCTCAAAACCTACAACCTCTATTATGATGGACAGAACCTGCAgttgagacacagagag GAGGAAGGGGAGCTGATCGTGGAGGGTTTGTTGAATATCTCCTGGGGCCTGCGTCGACCTATTAGATTGCAGATGCAGGACGATCACGAGCGAATCAGGCCTCCTCCCTCGTCTACCTCCTGGCACTCCGGCTGTGCCCTGGATAATCAGAG CAATGAAGGTACCCAGCAGATCCCGCCCACCATAGAAGTGACAGAGCACGAAAGCCAATCAGAGGACACCATTgtgaaggaggatgaggaagaag AGGAATATGAGAGCTCCGCCCAGCTGCTGAGGACGAAGAGCGATGCAGGGGTTCTGAGACGGGGCCAGCGCCGGTCACCTAGTGACCAGAGAAGGTTACGACGACACCGCTTCTCCATCAACGGACACTTCTACAATCACAAG ACTGCAGTCTTTACTCCAGCGTATGGTTCAGTGACTAACGTGCGGATCAACAGTTGTATGACCACGCCTCAGGTGCTGCGAGTGCTACTTAACAAGTTTAAGATTGAGAACAGCCCAGATGACTTTGCGCTGTATCTTGTACACACCAGCGGGG AGCGTGTGAAGCTGAAGCGCAGTGACTACCCCCTGGTGTTGCGTGTGCTTCAGGGTCCATGTGAACAGGTCAGCAGAATCTTCCTGATGGAGCAGGACCTGGGAGAGGAAGTCACCTATGAC GTGGCACAGTATATtaagtttgagatgccagtgctGCAGAGTTTCATCATCAAGCTGATGGAGGAAGAGGACCGGGAGGTGCAGAAACTCAGGAGCAG gTATGCATATCTGCGGTGTATCATAGAGAAGCAGTTGCATTGTCTTCCTGAGGGGACCACCTGTATGTGA
- the LOC139389452 gene encoding ras association domain-containing protein 2-like isoform X1 — protein sequence MDNVQNGVQIGDKKFISKATVLSHLKTYNLYYDGQNLQLRHREEEGELIVEGLLNISWGLRRPIRLQMQDDHERIRPPPSSTSWHSGCALDNQSSNEGTQQIPPTIEVTEHESQSEDTIVKEDEEEEEYESSAQLLRTKSDAGVLRRGQRRSPSDQRRLRRHRFSINGHFYNHKTAVFTPAYGSVTNVRINSCMTTPQVLRVLLNKFKIENSPDDFALYLVHTSGERVKLKRSDYPLVLRVLQGPCEQVSRIFLMEQDLGEEVTYDVAQYIKFEMPVLQSFIIKLMEEEDREVQKLRSRYAYLRCIIEKQLHCLPEGTTCM from the exons ATGGATAACGTTCAGAACGGGGTTCAGATCGGAGACAAAAAGTTCATCAGCAA GGCAACAGTCCTGTCCCACCTCAAAACCTACAACCTCTATTATGATGGACAGAACCTGCAgttgagacacagagag GAGGAAGGGGAGCTGATCGTGGAGGGTTTGTTGAATATCTCCTGGGGCCTGCGTCGACCTATTAGATTGCAGATGCAGGACGATCACGAGCGAATCAGGCCTCCTCCCTCGTCTACCTCCTGGCACTCCGGCTGTGCCCTGGATAATCAGAG TAGCAATGAAGGTACCCAGCAGATCCCGCCCACCATAGAAGTGACAGAGCACGAAAGCCAATCAGAGGACACCATTgtgaaggaggatgaggaagaag AGGAATATGAGAGCTCCGCCCAGCTGCTGAGGACGAAGAGCGATGCAGGGGTTCTGAGACGGGGCCAGCGCCGGTCACCTAGTGACCAGAGAAGGTTACGACGACACCGCTTCTCCATCAACGGACACTTCTACAATCACAAG ACTGCAGTCTTTACTCCAGCGTATGGTTCAGTGACTAACGTGCGGATCAACAGTTGTATGACCACGCCTCAGGTGCTGCGAGTGCTACTTAACAAGTTTAAGATTGAGAACAGCCCAGATGACTTTGCGCTGTATCTTGTACACACCAGCGGGG AGCGTGTGAAGCTGAAGCGCAGTGACTACCCCCTGGTGTTGCGTGTGCTTCAGGGTCCATGTGAACAGGTCAGCAGAATCTTCCTGATGGAGCAGGACCTGGGAGAGGAAGTCACCTATGAC GTGGCACAGTATATtaagtttgagatgccagtgctGCAGAGTTTCATCATCAAGCTGATGGAGGAAGAGGACCGGGAGGTGCAGAAACTCAGGAGCAG gTATGCATATCTGCGGTGTATCATAGAGAAGCAGTTGCATTGTCTTCCTGAGGGGACCACCTGTATGTGA